The Actinopolyspora erythraea genome has a segment encoding these proteins:
- the gatA gene encoding Asp-tRNA(Asn)/Glu-tRNA(Gln) amidotransferase subunit GatA: protein MTSTTSGPEGSGPTELTGLTASELAAKIAAGEVSAVEVTRAHLDRLEALEPAVHAFLHVDREAALAAASRADEERANGTPPSPLAGVPLALKDVLTTTDMPTTCGSRMLEGWTPPYDSTVAARLRAAGVVILGKTNMDEFAMGSSTENSAFGPTRNPWDTDRVPGGSGGGSSAALAAFEAPLAIGTDTGGSIRQPAAVTGTVGVKPTYGGVSRYGLVAFSSSLDQAGPCGRTVLDTAMLHEVIAGHDPMDSTSVDAPVPKVTAAAREGAAGDLSGVRVGVVREFGGEGYQQGVRDSFRAAVDTLTSLGAEVVEVSCPHFEYALGAYYLIAPSECSSNLARFDAMRYGLRVGDDGTRSTEEVMSLTREQGFGPEVKRRIMLGTYALSSGYYDAYYGQAQKVRTLITRDFEAAFGQVDVLVSPTTPTTAFRIGERVDDPMAMYLADLCTIPSNLAGNAAMSVPSGLSAEDGMPVGLQIMAPPMADDRLYRVGAAYEAARDAASEVPLLDRVPRLEVA, encoded by the coding sequence ATGACCTCGACCACATCCGGTCCCGAAGGGTCGGGGCCGACCGAACTGACCGGTCTCACCGCCTCAGAACTGGCAGCCAAGATAGCCGCGGGCGAGGTCTCCGCCGTCGAGGTCACCCGCGCGCATCTGGACCGTCTCGAGGCGCTCGAACCGGCGGTGCACGCTTTTCTGCACGTGGACCGCGAGGCGGCCCTGGCGGCCGCGAGCCGTGCCGACGAGGAACGCGCCAACGGTACGCCGCCCTCGCCGCTGGCGGGCGTCCCACTGGCGCTGAAGGACGTGCTCACCACCACGGACATGCCGACCACCTGCGGCTCCAGGATGCTCGAGGGCTGGACGCCGCCGTACGACTCGACCGTGGCCGCCAGGCTCCGGGCGGCGGGGGTGGTGATCCTCGGCAAGACCAACATGGACGAGTTCGCGATGGGCTCGTCCACGGAGAACTCCGCGTTCGGGCCGACCCGCAACCCGTGGGACACCGACCGCGTTCCCGGTGGCTCCGGTGGGGGCTCCTCGGCGGCGCTGGCGGCCTTCGAGGCGCCGCTGGCGATCGGCACCGACACCGGCGGTTCCATCCGGCAGCCCGCCGCGGTCACCGGCACCGTGGGGGTCAAGCCCACTTACGGCGGGGTCTCCCGCTACGGCCTGGTCGCCTTCTCCTCCTCGCTGGACCAGGCGGGCCCGTGCGGGCGTACCGTGCTCGACACCGCGATGCTGCACGAGGTCATCGCCGGGCACGATCCGATGGACTCCACCTCGGTGGACGCGCCGGTCCCGAAGGTGACCGCCGCCGCCCGCGAGGGGGCCGCGGGTGACCTGAGCGGCGTGCGAGTGGGCGTCGTCCGCGAGTTCGGCGGGGAGGGCTACCAGCAGGGCGTGCGGGACTCGTTCCGCGCGGCCGTGGACACCCTGACCTCGCTCGGTGCCGAGGTCGTCGAGGTCTCCTGCCCGCACTTCGAGTACGCCCTCGGCGCCTACTACCTGATCGCGCCCAGCGAGTGCTCCTCGAACCTCGCGCGGTTCGACGCCATGCGCTACGGCCTGCGGGTCGGCGACGACGGCACGCGCAGTACCGAGGAGGTCATGTCGCTGACCCGGGAGCAGGGGTTCGGCCCCGAGGTCAAGCGGCGGATCATGCTCGGCACCTATGCGCTGTCCTCGGGGTACTACGATGCCTACTACGGCCAGGCGCAGAAGGTGCGTACCCTGATCACCAGGGACTTCGAGGCCGCTTTCGGGCAGGTGGACGTGCTGGTGTCCCCCACGACCCCCACGACCGCGTTCCGTATCGGGGAGCGCGTCGACGACCCGATGGCCATGTACCTGGCCGACCTGTGCACCATTCCGAGCAACCTCGCCGGCAACGCCGCCATGAGCGTGCCCTCGGGGCTTTCCGCCGAGGACGGGATGCCCGTGGGGCTGCAGATCATGGCTCCGCCGATGGCCGACGACCGGCTCTACCGCGTGGGTGCCGCCTACGAGGCCGCACGTGACGCGGCTTCGGAAGTTCCCCTGCTCGACCGCGTTCCGCGGCTGGAGGTCGCCTGA
- the gatB gene encoding Asp-tRNA(Asn)/Glu-tRNA(Gln) amidotransferase subunit GatB, producing MTAVAEIMDYDEVLRRFDPVLGLEVHVELSTATKMFCGCANEFGAEPNSRVCPVCLGMPGALPVVNGTAVESAIRIGLALDCQVAEWCRFARKNYFYPDMPKNFQTSQYDEPIVFDGGLDIVLDDGEVFRVGIERAHMEEDTGKSLHVGGATGRIHGAEHSLLDYNRAGVPLIEIVTKPITGAGERAPEVARAYVTALRDLLRSMGVSDVRMDQGSLRCDANVSLSPKGSGEFGTRTETKNVNSFRSIERAVRFEMRRQASLLVNGSEVVQETRHFDESSGETSSGRRKEEAEDYRYFPEPDLVPIAPSREWVEQLRGTLPEMPWERRRRVQEQWGLSDEELRDLVNASALDLVAATVDAGAPPSEARSWWVAYLSQRANERGVELAELSVTPAQVARVIELVAEGKLTHKLARQVVDGVLEDRGDPDEVIAADGIEVVSDDSSLQAAVDEALAAQPDAAEKIRGGKVQAAGAIVGAVMKATQGQADAKRVRELVLAACGQQ from the coding sequence ATGACAGCGGTCGCCGAGATCATGGACTACGACGAGGTTCTGCGACGTTTCGACCCGGTGCTCGGTCTCGAGGTGCACGTCGAGCTCTCCACCGCCACCAAGATGTTCTGCGGTTGTGCCAACGAGTTCGGCGCCGAGCCCAACAGCCGGGTCTGCCCGGTGTGCCTGGGAATGCCGGGCGCGCTCCCGGTCGTCAACGGTACGGCCGTGGAGTCGGCGATCCGGATCGGCCTCGCCCTGGACTGCCAGGTGGCCGAGTGGTGCAGGTTCGCGCGGAAGAACTACTTCTACCCGGACATGCCCAAGAACTTCCAGACCTCGCAGTACGATGAGCCGATCGTGTTCGACGGCGGTCTCGACATCGTGCTCGACGACGGCGAGGTCTTCCGGGTCGGCATCGAGCGCGCCCACATGGAGGAGGACACCGGCAAGTCGTTGCACGTGGGAGGTGCCACCGGCAGGATCCACGGTGCCGAGCACTCGCTGCTGGACTACAACCGTGCCGGTGTGCCGCTCATCGAGATCGTCACCAAACCGATCACCGGGGCGGGCGAACGTGCTCCCGAGGTGGCCCGCGCCTACGTCACCGCTCTGCGGGACCTGCTGCGTTCGATGGGGGTTTCCGACGTCCGCATGGACCAGGGGTCGTTGCGTTGCGACGCCAACGTCTCGCTGAGCCCGAAGGGGTCCGGCGAGTTCGGTACGCGTACCGAGACGAAGAACGTCAACTCGTTCCGCAGCATCGAGCGCGCGGTGCGCTTCGAGATGCGCAGGCAGGCCTCCCTGCTGGTCAACGGCTCCGAGGTGGTCCAGGAAACCAGGCACTTCGACGAGTCCTCCGGCGAGACCTCCTCGGGCAGGCGCAAGGAGGAGGCCGAGGACTACCGCTACTTCCCAGAGCCCGACCTGGTGCCGATCGCTCCCTCGCGGGAGTGGGTGGAGCAGCTGCGGGGCACGCTTCCCGAGATGCCCTGGGAGCGCCGCAGGCGTGTCCAGGAGCAGTGGGGGCTCTCCGACGAGGAGCTGCGCGATCTGGTCAACGCGTCGGCGCTGGACCTCGTCGCGGCCACGGTGGACGCGGGCGCGCCTCCGTCGGAGGCCCGTTCGTGGTGGGTGGCCTACCTGAGCCAGCGGGCCAACGAGCGAGGTGTGGAGCTCGCCGAGCTCTCGGTCACACCCGCCCAGGTGGCCCGGGTGATCGAACTGGTCGCTGAGGGCAAGCTGACGCACAAGCTGGCCCGCCAGGTCGTCGACGGCGTGCTGGAGGACAGGGGCGACCCCGACGAGGTGATCGCGGCCGACGGTATCGAGGTCGTCTCCGACGACTCCTCACTGCAGGCGGCGGTGGACGAGGCGTTGGCGGCCCAGCCCGACGCGGCGGAGAAGATCCGTGGCGGCAAGGTGCAGGCCGCCGGAGCGATCGTGGGGGCCGTCATGAAGGCCACCCAGGGGCAGGCGGACGCCAAGCGCGTCCGTGAACTGGTGCTGGCCGCCTGCGGCCAGCAGTGA
- a CDS encoding PQQ-dependent sugar dehydrogenase — translation MAVRTGDRRPLPRAAHRRTVAGVALLAAALLGGCAEFPDQHPEDWREQPSLRPQAGPQPRIEERQQPPGEGGTETSPSENAEPDGCEDPDPSVVATCLGAVGDVAVLPGGRGALVGELSTGRIMLVEPGADPRELARVEVDPTGGGGLTGLTLSPSYAEDGLLYAYVTTPTDNRVVRIAPGEPPEPILTGIPRGSGGNAGAITTSGSDALLVATGDAGSPADADDRSGLAGKVLRIDTFGDPAQDNPDPRSAVIATGLRAPGGVCTRPNTSSYWVTDRLPERDVLYRGSPGERLGPPAWSWRDGPGVAGCAAGRGLLVVALTDASAVYTMRPGPEGTFTGEPEQALEDEYGRLRAATSGPNGMLWLGTSNKAGGDPVSSDDRVIRIQPPNGGTAGKE, via the coding sequence GTGGCAGTCCGAACCGGCGACCGACGCCCCCTTCCCCGTGCCGCGCACCGACGCACGGTGGCCGGGGTGGCGTTGCTCGCGGCCGCCCTGCTGGGTGGTTGCGCCGAGTTCCCCGACCAGCATCCCGAGGACTGGCGGGAACAACCCTCGTTGCGCCCGCAGGCGGGTCCCCAACCGCGGATCGAAGAACGCCAACAACCCCCCGGCGAGGGAGGCACCGAGACCTCTCCGTCCGAGAACGCCGAACCGGACGGCTGCGAGGACCCCGATCCCTCCGTCGTGGCGACCTGCCTGGGAGCGGTGGGGGACGTAGCCGTGCTGCCCGGCGGTCGCGGCGCGCTCGTCGGCGAGCTCAGCACGGGCAGGATCATGCTGGTCGAGCCGGGTGCCGACCCCCGCGAGCTGGCCCGCGTCGAGGTCGATCCCACGGGCGGAGGTGGCCTGACCGGGCTCACGCTCTCGCCGAGCTACGCCGAGGACGGCCTCCTCTACGCCTACGTCACCACCCCCACAGACAACCGGGTGGTCCGCATAGCACCGGGCGAGCCCCCCGAGCCGATCCTGACCGGCATCCCGCGCGGCTCCGGCGGCAACGCGGGAGCCATCACCACGAGCGGTTCGGACGCGCTGCTGGTGGCGACCGGCGACGCGGGTTCTCCCGCCGATGCGGACGACCGCTCCGGGCTGGCTGGCAAGGTGCTGCGGATCGACACCTTCGGCGATCCCGCGCAGGACAACCCCGACCCGCGCTCGGCGGTGATCGCGACGGGCCTGCGGGCTCCGGGCGGAGTGTGCACCCGGCCGAACACATCCTCTTACTGGGTGACGGACCGGCTGCCGGAGCGGGACGTGCTCTACCGGGGTTCTCCCGGCGAGCGGTTGGGCCCGCCCGCCTGGTCCTGGCGGGACGGCCCGGGGGTGGCGGGCTGCGCCGCGGGCAGGGGGCTGCTCGTGGTGGCCCTGACCGACGCGTCGGCCGTCTACACCATGCGCCCCGGGCCCGAGGGGACGTTCACCGGCGAACCGGAACAGGCCCTCGAGGACGAATACGGACGACTCCGGGCTGCGACCAGCGGGCCGAACGGCATGCTGTGGCTCGGCACCTCGAACAAGGCGGGCGGAGACCCCGTGTCCAGTGACGACAGGGTGATCCGCATCCAACCCCCCAACGGAGGGACAGCGGGCAAGGAATGA